In Romboutsia lituseburensis, a genomic segment contains:
- the recG gene encoding ATP-dependent DNA helicase RecG produces the protein MFDLNKDIQYVKGIGPKRAEKLNKLNIFTLKDLLYYFPRQFEDRNNLKKIMQLENEEKATIKVVIVGVSTSSPRKGLSITKVDVRDETGYVKLVFFNQQYVKNAFKPGDTILVFGKVKKEFKKIEISSCEVEYLTNSPKNTCKIMPIYPLTYGVSNKDIIGIIKNVLSDENLVIKEYMPKHIIDKYKLCSIDYAIRNLHNPISKESLKIALYRIVFEEFLILQLGLFLFKNGVEESDGIKFEENKKLDDVLTSLPFKLTKAQNRALDEIIEDMQCNKAMNRLVQGDVGSGKTVVALLSLAYCVFNGFQGALMAPTEILAEQHYISLTETLKPFGMNIELLVGSLTKKQKEAVLEKTKNKEVDILIGTHALIEDKVEFNNLGLVITDEQHRFGVRQRSKLSEKGENPDILVMTATPIPRTLALILYGDLDISIIDELPPGRQPIETIAVDKSKRDRAYSSLVRKEVEKGRQVYIVCPLVEESEAIEAKAAVDLVEELKLEYFSDLKVGLLHGKMKPSEKDLIMKSFKNREIDILVSTTVIEVGVNVPNATLMIIENAERFGLAQLHQLRGRVGRGSHKSYCILIYASKSEVCKQRMSIMEETNDGFKISEKDLEIRGPGEFFGTRQHGLPELKVANIFKHMKILKLAQQEARYIVSEDRKLQNYENQLIKKEIMNKFEHSIKEISLN, from the coding sequence ATGTTCGATTTAAATAAAGATATACAATATGTAAAAGGAATAGGTCCTAAAAGAGCTGAGAAGCTTAATAAATTAAATATATTTACATTAAAAGATTTATTGTATTATTTTCCTAGACAGTTTGAAGATAGAAATAACTTAAAAAAAATAATGCAATTAGAAAATGAAGAAAAAGCTACAATAAAAGTTGTTATAGTTGGAGTAAGTACATCAAGTCCAAGAAAAGGATTAAGTATAACTAAAGTTGATGTTAGAGATGAAACTGGATATGTAAAATTAGTATTTTTTAATCAGCAATATGTAAAAAATGCATTTAAACCAGGTGATACTATTTTAGTTTTTGGAAAAGTTAAAAAAGAATTTAAGAAGATAGAGATAAGTTCTTGTGAGGTAGAGTATTTAACGAATAGTCCTAAAAACACTTGTAAAATAATGCCCATATATCCTTTGACATATGGCGTAAGCAATAAAGATATTATAGGTATAATAAAAAATGTTTTAAGTGATGAAAATTTAGTAATTAAAGAATATATGCCTAAACATATAATTGATAAATATAAATTGTGTAGTATAGATTATGCAATAAGAAACTTGCATAATCCGATTAGCAAGGAATCTCTAAAAATAGCTTTATATAGAATAGTATTTGAAGAATTTCTAATACTTCAATTAGGGTTATTTTTATTTAAAAATGGAGTTGAGGAGTCAGATGGTATAAAGTTTGAAGAAAATAAAAAACTAGATGATGTATTAACTTCATTACCATTTAAATTGACAAAAGCTCAAAATAGAGCCTTAGATGAGATAATTGAAGACATGCAGTGTAATAAAGCTATGAATAGATTAGTACAGGGTGATGTTGGTTCAGGAAAGACAGTAGTAGCATTACTATCCTTAGCGTATTGTGTGTTTAATGGCTTCCAAGGTGCTTTAATGGCACCAACTGAAATATTAGCAGAGCAACATTATATATCATTGACGGAAACATTAAAGCCTTTTGGAATGAACATTGAGTTATTGGTAGGTAGCTTAACTAAAAAACAAAAGGAAGCTGTATTAGAAAAGACTAAAAATAAAGAAGTTGATATTTTAATAGGAACACATGCTTTGATAGAAGATAAAGTTGAATTTAATAATTTGGGATTAGTAATTACTGATGAACAACATAGATTTGGAGTTAGACAAAGAAGTAAATTATCTGAAAAGGGAGAAAATCCAGATATACTAGTAATGACAGCAACACCAATACCAAGAACGCTAGCTCTTATATTATATGGAGACTTAGATATATCTATAATTGATGAACTACCTCCAGGCAGACAGCCTATAGAAACAATTGCTGTCGATAAGTCAAAAAGAGATAGAGCATACAGTTCTTTAGTAAGAAAAGAAGTAGAAAAAGGAAGACAAGTGTATATAGTATGTCCATTAGTAGAAGAAAGTGAAGCAATAGAAGCTAAAGCTGCGGTAGATTTAGTAGAGGAATTGAAGTTAGAATATTTTAGTGACTTAAAAGTAGGTTTACTTCATGGAAAAATGAAGCCAAGTGAAAAAGATTTAATTATGAAGAGTTTTAAAAATAGAGAAATAGATATACTAGTATCAACAACAGTAATAGAAGTTGGAGTAAATGTTCCTAATGCTACTCTTATGATAATTGAAAATGCAGAAAGATTTGGACTGGCTCAATTACATCAATTAAGAGGTCGTGTAGGTAGAGGTAGTCACAAATCATATTGTATACTGATATATGCTTCAAAATCCGAAGTCTGCAAGCAAAGAATGTCAATTATGGAAGAAACTAATGATGGTTTTAAAATATCTGAAAAAGACTTAGAAATAAGAGGTCCAGGCGAGTTTTTTGGAACAAGACAACATGGATTGCCAGAACTTAAGGTAGCTAATATATTTAAACACATGAAAATATTAAAATTAGCTCAACAAGAAGCCAGATATATAGTAAGTGAAGACAGGAAATTACAAAATTATGAGAATCAATTAATTAAAAAAGAAATAATGAATAAATTTGAACATTCTATAAAAGAAATTTCGTTAAATTAA
- a CDS encoding DAK2 domain-containing protein, with the protein MIQYIDGKQLRDMFVSGANNLQNNKDLVDKLNVFPVPDGDTGTNMSLTISYAMKELSKVEGDDITNIGKALSKGSLMGARGNSGVILSQIIRGFAKAIEGKENLSTEELAKALKNGSDTAYKAVIKPIEGTILTVVRESGEYAVQACKKEKDLIKFLELVIKEANESLNRTPNLLKALKEAGVVDSGGKGLVLIYEGMLSSLKGNSIQIQDLSSTNVSTIEISNNKINSEDIKFGYCTEFILESNSISDTEIRDMMMKYGDSLAVVGDEGVIKVHVHTNDPGLVLQDALKHGQLVTIKIENMRVQHENLVLEAQDETASSVEEKEFGFIATSMGEGLAKIFKDFGVDHIIEGGQTMNPSTEDFMKAIEHIHAKNIFIFPNNSNIIMAANQAKELSEKNIIVIPTKNTPQGFTALVNFNGDATVQENEEAMMESLGLVKSGQVTYAVRDTVMNDIEVKEGNIIGIAEGNLLGAGDSVDKVTSQLIEKLVDEDSAIITLFYGEDVSEEEANNLRDELEEKFEDIDVELYYGGQPLYYYLISVE; encoded by the coding sequence ATGATTCAGTATATAGACGGAAAACAGTTAAGGGATATGTTTGTGTCAGGTGCAAACAATCTTCAAAATAATAAGGATTTAGTGGATAAGTTGAATGTATTCCCAGTACCAGATGGAGATACGGGAACAAATATGTCTCTTACTATATCTTATGCTATGAAAGAATTGTCTAAAGTAGAGGGAGACGATATAACAAATATAGGTAAAGCACTTTCTAAAGGATCTTTAATGGGTGCAAGAGGAAACTCCGGTGTTATATTATCACAAATAATTAGAGGATTTGCAAAAGCAATAGAAGGTAAAGAAAATTTATCAACAGAAGAATTAGCTAAAGCGTTAAAAAATGGTTCGGATACTGCATATAAAGCAGTTATAAAACCGATAGAAGGAACTATATTAACCGTTGTAAGAGAAAGTGGAGAATATGCAGTACAAGCTTGTAAAAAAGAAAAAGATTTAATAAAATTCTTAGAGCTTGTTATAAAAGAAGCAAATGAATCTTTAAATAGAACACCAAATCTTCTAAAGGCATTAAAAGAAGCTGGAGTTGTAGATTCAGGAGGAAAAGGTCTAGTTTTAATATATGAAGGAATGTTAAGTTCGTTAAAAGGAAATTCTATACAAATACAAGATTTATCATCAACAAATGTATCTACAATAGAAATATCAAATAACAAAATAAATTCAGAAGATATTAAATTTGGATACTGTACAGAGTTCATACTAGAGAGTAACTCTATAAGTGATACTGAAATAAGAGATATGATGATGAAATATGGAGATAGTTTAGCTGTAGTTGGAGATGAAGGTGTAATAAAAGTACATGTACATACTAATGATCCAGGATTAGTGTTACAAGATGCACTAAAACATGGTCAATTAGTAACTATAAAGATAGAAAATATGAGAGTTCAACATGAAAACTTAGTTCTTGAAGCTCAAGATGAAACAGCATCTTCAGTAGAGGAAAAAGAATTTGGATTTATAGCTACATCTATGGGTGAAGGTCTTGCTAAAATATTTAAAGACTTTGGAGTTGACCATATAATAGAAGGTGGACAAACAATGAACCCAAGTACAGAAGATTTTATGAAAGCTATAGAACATATTCACGCTAAAAATATATTTATATTCCCTAACAACAGCAATATAATAATGGCTGCTAATCAAGCTAAAGAATTAAGTGAAAAGAATATAATAGTTATACCTACAAAAAATACACCTCAAGGATTTACAGCTTTAGTAAACTTTAATGGTGATGCCACAGTACAAGAAAATGAAGAAGCAATGATGGAATCATTAGGATTAGTAAAATCAGGTCAAGTAACATATGCTGTTAGAGATACAGTTATGAATGATATAGAAGTTAAAGAAGGAAATATAATAGGAATAGCAGAAGGTAATTTATTAGGAGCAGGAGACTCAGTAGATAAAGTAACTTCACAACTTATTGAAAAATTAGTTGATGAAGATAGTGCTATAATAACTTTATTCTATGGAGAAGATGTAAGTGAAGAAGAAGCAAACAATCTTCGTGATGAGTTAGAAGAGAAATTTGAAGATATAGATGTAGAGTTATACTATGGAGGTCAACCTCTTTATTATTACTTAATATCAGTAGAATAA
- a CDS encoding Asp23/Gls24 family envelope stress response protein, which translates to MSAKINNQYGSIEIDKQVISQIAYRAAMESYGLVGLAYKSKGIVELLKGENGFKGVLVEELEDNTIAIELYVILQYGTNISTVANNIIDRVKYTVENMTAIKVSKIDINVQGIRVK; encoded by the coding sequence ATGAGTGCAAAAATAAACAATCAATATGGAAGTATAGAAATAGATAAACAAGTTATATCTCAAATAGCATATAGAGCGGCTATGGAAAGTTATGGATTAGTAGGTTTAGCATACAAATCTAAGGGTATAGTAGAATTATTAAAAGGTGAGAATGGCTTTAAAGGAGTTTTAGTAGAAGAACTAGAAGATAACACTATAGCAATAGAATTATATGTAATATTACAGTACGGAACAAATATATCAACAGTTGCAAATAATATCATTGATAGGGTAAAATATACAGTTGAGAATATGACGGCTATAAAAGTTAGTAAAATAGATATCAATGTGCAAGGAATTAGAGTTAAGTAA
- the rpmB gene encoding 50S ribosomal protein L28, translated as MAKVCSVCGKGKVSGNQVSHSNRHSRRTWSANLRSVRAIIDGAPKRVKVCTRCLRSGKIERA; from the coding sequence ATGGCAAAGGTATGTAGCGTATGTGGTAAGGGAAAGGTTTCTGGAAACCAAGTATCACACTCAAATAGACACAGCAGAAGAACGTGGTCAGCAAACTTAAGAAGTGTTAGAGCAATAATAGATGGTGCTCCTAAGAGAGTTAAAGTTTGTACTAGATGTTTACGTTCTGGTAAAATAGAAAGAGCTTAA
- a CDS encoding 2-oxoglutarate translocator: MRNNSKGLLGILCLATGSAVILSMILPNWIWTALTAFVLIGCGVLFFLY, encoded by the coding sequence ATGAGGAATAATTCTAAAGGCCTATTAGGTATTTTATGTTTAGCAACTGGTAGTGCAGTTATTTTGTCTATGATATTGCCTAATTGGATATGGACAGCACTTACTGCTTTTGTTCTTATTGGATGTGGGGTATTATTTTTCTTATATTAA
- a CDS encoding flavodoxin domain-containing protein codes for MKNKIAVIYKSKYGSSKRYAGWIALKLGADLYEINDIRGKDLEKYNTIIYGGGIYVGKINGIKFINKNYERIKDKKLIVFTVGLDSKENNLKKVIENNFDKEQLENIKTFNFKGAFDYSKLNLIDKFLMKGLKSSIDKKSIRDLTDDDKIVLNGFEREVDLCDKKSIISLIENI; via the coding sequence ATGAAAAATAAAATTGCGGTAATTTATAAGTCTAAATATGGAAGTTCCAAACGATATGCAGGATGGATAGCGTTGAAATTAGGTGCAGATTTGTATGAAATAAATGATATTAGAGGGAAAGATTTAGAAAAATATAATACTATAATATATGGTGGTGGAATATATGTTGGGAAAATTAATGGTATAAAATTTATAAATAAAAATTATGAACGTATAAAGGATAAAAAACTTATAGTATTTACAGTAGGGTTAGATTCAAAAGAAAATAATTTAAAAAAAGTAATAGAAAATAATTTTGATAAAGAACAATTAGAAAATATTAAGACATTTAATTTTAAAGGTGCATTTGATTATTCAAAATTAAACCTAATCGATAAATTTCTTATGAAAGGTTTAAAATCTAGTATTGATAAAAAGAGTATTAGAGATTTAACTGATGATGATAAAATAGTATTGAATGGATTTGAAAGAGAAGTAGATTTATGTGATAAAAAGTCAATTATATCGTTAATAGAAAACATATAA
- a CDS encoding thiamine diphosphokinase translates to MKVCIVLNGEINNYNKLKDHFFKENYDYIICADGGANHTYNMKIKPNFIIGDLDSVKEEVRIYYKNSDVKFVKFPAKKNETDTELCIYLAQNLNATNIDFLGALGGRTDHMIANINLLYYVKIQGIIPRIISDNEEIHIVDNEEISIIGKKGDIISVIPINGDAKSVTLSNLEYPLDNYNMKFYLPLGISNVMLDNECKIKVDKGSLLVIKNK, encoded by the coding sequence ATGAAAGTATGTATTGTATTAAATGGAGAAATAAATAATTACAATAAATTAAAAGATCATTTTTTTAAAGAAAATTATGATTATATAATATGTGCTGATGGTGGGGCAAATCATACTTATAATATGAAAATAAAACCTAATTTTATAATAGGAGATTTGGACTCTGTTAAAGAAGAGGTTAGGATTTATTACAAAAATTCAGATGTTAAGTTTGTAAAATTCCCTGCCAAAAAAAATGAAACAGATACAGAATTATGTATATATTTAGCCCAAAATTTAAATGCAACTAACATAGATTTCTTAGGGGCATTAGGTGGAAGAACTGATCATATGATTGCTAATATAAATTTATTATATTATGTAAAAATTCAAGGTATAATACCTAGAATTATTTCTGATAATGAAGAAATTCACATAGTTGATAATGAAGAAATATCGATTATTGGTAAAAAGGGTGATATTATCTCAGTAATACCTATTAATGGAGATGCAAAGTCTGTTACCCTTAGTAATTTAGAGTATCCGCTTGATAATTACAACATGAAGTTTTATTTACCACTGGGTATTTCAAATGTAATGCTAGATAATGAATGTAAAATAAAAGTAGATAAAGGTAGTTTACTTGTAATAAAGAATAAATAA
- the rpe gene encoding ribulose-phosphate 3-epimerase, translating into MIKLAPSILSADFARLLEDVKKVEHAGCEYLHIDVMDGHFVPNITLGPSLVKSLRKDVNMVFDAHLMIENPDKYIKDFVDAGCDLIVVHQEACRHLHRTIQNIKSYGIKAGVALNPATPIETIKHVLNDVDMVLIMTVNPGFGGQSFIEGMIPKIQELKSIIDSQNLNIDIQVDGGIKPENVNKVVEAGANIIVAGSAIFNSNNINETVQLFRKNANI; encoded by the coding sequence ATGATTAAGTTAGCACCATCGATATTATCAGCTGATTTTGCGAGATTGTTAGAAGATGTAAAGAAAGTAGAACATGCAGGATGTGAATATTTGCATATAGATGTAATGGATGGACACTTTGTGCCAAATATAACATTAGGTCCTTCATTAGTTAAATCTTTAAGAAAAGATGTTAATATGGTATTTGATGCGCATCTTATGATAGAAAATCCAGATAAATATATTAAAGACTTTGTAGATGCGGGATGTGACTTAATAGTAGTCCATCAGGAAGCTTGTAGACATTTACATAGAACAATACAAAATATAAAATCATATGGAATAAAAGCAGGAGTTGCACTAAATCCAGCTACACCTATTGAAACTATAAAACATGTACTAAATGATGTAGATATGGTACTTATAATGACTGTTAACCCAGGGTTTGGTGGTCAATCATTTATAGAGGGAATGATACCTAAAATACAAGAACTAAAGAGCATTATAGATTCTCAAAATTTAAATATAGATATACAAGTTGATGGTGGTATAAAGCCTGAAAATGTAAATAAGGTAGTTGAAGCTGGCGCAAATATTATAGTTGCAGGATCAGCGATCTTTAATAGCAATAATATAAATGAAACTGTACAGTTATTTAGAAAAAATGCAAATATATAG
- the rsgA gene encoding ribosome small subunit-dependent GTPase A, translating into MLNGQIIKGIGGFYYVDTHVGLYECRARGIFRKQKVTPLVGDRVAISVVDEENKKGVIEEINKRDTELVRPPIANVDKALIVFAIKNPKPNLSLLDRFIVLAEKEGLEIVIILTKADLDYENMLDEVKSTYELSGYKVIPVSNKTKLNIDKVKEELVGNVVVFAGPSGVGKSSLLNEIDKNFKLQTGEVSDKIKRGKHTTRHAELLKLECGGMVADTPGFSSLTLDDISETELKEFFIEFDEFDDCRFGSRCIHEKEPSCAVKEAVEVGKISKKRYDSYIQLLNEIRQGKRRY; encoded by the coding sequence ATGTTAAATGGACAAATAATAAAAGGAATAGGGGGATTTTATTACGTAGATACACACGTTGGACTTTATGAATGCAGAGCGAGAGGTATATTTAGGAAACAAAAAGTAACACCTTTAGTTGGAGATAGAGTAGCTATAAGTGTAGTTGACGAAGAAAATAAAAAAGGGGTTATTGAAGAGATAAACAAAAGGGATACAGAGCTTGTAAGGCCGCCTATAGCAAATGTTGATAAAGCTTTAATAGTATTTGCTATAAAAAATCCTAAGCCGAATTTATCCCTATTAGATAGATTTATAGTATTAGCCGAAAAAGAAGGATTAGAAATTGTTATAATACTTACTAAGGCTGATTTAGATTATGAGAATATGTTAGATGAAGTAAAATCAACATATGAGCTTAGTGGATATAAAGTTATACCTGTAAGTAATAAGACTAAATTAAATATAGATAAGGTTAAAGAAGAATTAGTTGGCAATGTAGTTGTATTTGCTGGACCATCAGGAGTAGGTAAATCAAGTTTGTTAAATGAGATAGATAAAAATTTTAAGCTACAAACTGGAGAAGTTAGTGATAAAATAAAAAGAGGGAAACATACAACTAGACACGCAGAACTTTTAAAGTTAGAATGTGGGGGTATGGTAGCAGATACACCAGGATTTAGTTCATTGACACTTGATGATATTTCGGAAACTGAGCTTAAAGAATTCTTTATAGAGTTTGATGAGTTTGATGATTGTAGATTTGGGTCGAGATGTATACATGAAAAAGAACCTAGTTGTGCTGTAAAAGAAGCTGTAGAAGTAGGAAAAATATCTAAAAAAAGATATGATAGTTATATACAGCTACTAAATGAAATTAGACAAGGGAAAAGGAGATATTAA
- the pknB gene encoding Stk1 family PASTA domain-containing Ser/Thr kinase — translation MGETVLGNRYEIIRKIGDGGMAFVYEAKDRLLNRTVAVKVLRPEFVDDEEFLSKFKREAEAVASLSHPNIVNVYDVGEDGRVHYIVMEFIDGQNLKEIIQNEGTLDEYTALDITKQIAMALSAAHKKGIVHRDIKPHNILISNEGRIVKVADFGIAKAVSNSTMTNIGSIIGSVHYFSPEQAKGKYVTSNADLYSLGIVLYEMLIGKVPFRGDSPISIALQHINDEIEFTQDEKINIPQSVRTIIKKLTEKSTVNRYQSAEELIEDIEYIEKNIDLDFIKEYDNYATQKIDEKDLNKSMKIIPPAQEFDEEEYYNDEYEDDEYFEEVEERPKLKRDKKKSKKRKQGKEDSPLAKKLLIVAAVVLALILGTQVYLATKFAGQYLFGSSSDEPKKITVPDVSGESMDSAQEKLSNLNLKVEIKEEYNADVKENCVIYQTPKAGTELQEGDTVTIYLSKGAKEGVIPNIVGMILGEAENILKENKLKLGNIKQEYSDTFKQGVVISQSPKSGSGSVEEGDKIDVVISKGPKPVETPKQEEDKKEEETPTPETPTTPVNPGGNDNGSNNNGSGSNNGGSHNNGGSGSNNGGSHNNGGSGNNNGSSNGGSSGGSTEDGGSENTGGGSTVTPHPPATDGSETD, via the coding sequence GTGGGAGAGACTGTTTTAGGAAATAGATATGAAATCATCAGAAAAATTGGTGATGGAGGTATGGCTTTTGTATATGAAGCTAAGGATAGGTTATTAAACAGAACTGTAGCAGTTAAAGTTTTAAGGCCTGAATTTGTAGATGACGAAGAATTTTTAAGCAAATTTAAAAGGGAAGCAGAAGCTGTTGCCAGCCTCTCGCACCCTAATATTGTTAATGTATATGATGTGGGTGAAGATGGAAGAGTACATTATATTGTCATGGAATTTATAGATGGACAAAATCTAAAAGAAATAATACAAAATGAAGGAACTTTAGATGAGTATACTGCTTTAGATATAACAAAACAAATAGCTATGGCTCTTAGTGCAGCTCATAAGAAAGGAATTGTTCATAGAGATATAAAGCCTCATAATATTCTTATATCAAATGAAGGAAGAATAGTTAAGGTTGCAGACTTTGGTATAGCAAAAGCTGTCTCAAATTCTACTATGACTAATATAGGAAGTATAATAGGCTCAGTACATTATTTTTCTCCTGAACAAGCAAAAGGAAAGTATGTAACTAGCAATGCAGACCTTTATTCTTTAGGTATCGTGTTATATGAAATGTTAATTGGGAAAGTACCGTTTAGAGGTGATAGTCCTATATCAATAGCACTTCAGCATATAAATGATGAAATTGAATTTACTCAGGATGAAAAAATAAATATACCACAAAGTGTAAGAACTATAATTAAAAAATTAACTGAGAAGTCTACAGTTAACAGATATCAAAGTGCGGAAGAGTTAATAGAAGATATTGAGTATATTGAAAAAAATATAGATTTAGATTTTATAAAAGAATATGATAATTATGCTACTCAAAAAATAGATGAAAAAGATTTAAATAAATCTATGAAAATAATTCCTCCAGCACAAGAATTTGATGAAGAGGAGTACTATAATGATGAATATGAAGATGATGAATATTTTGAAGAAGTAGAAGAAAGACCTAAATTAAAAAGAGATAAAAAGAAAAGTAAGAAAAGAAAGCAAGGTAAAGAAGACAGCCCTTTAGCTAAAAAACTTCTTATAGTAGCTGCAGTTGTTTTAGCACTTATATTAGGAACACAAGTTTATTTAGCAACTAAATTTGCTGGACAATATTTATTTGGTTCTAGTTCTGATGAACCTAAAAAAATAACAGTACCAGATGTTTCAGGTGAGTCTATGGATAGTGCTCAGGAAAAATTATCTAACTTAAATCTGAAAGTTGAAATAAAAGAAGAATATAATGCAGATGTGAAAGAAAATTGCGTAATCTATCAAACTCCTAAAGCAGGTACAGAGTTACAAGAAGGAGATACTGTAACTATATACCTGAGTAAAGGTGCAAAAGAAGGTGTAATACCAAATATAGTGGGGATGATTCTTGGAGAAGCTGAAAATATTCTTAAAGAAAATAAGCTAAAGCTTGGTAACATAAAACAAGAGTATAGTGATACTTTTAAACAGGGTGTAGTTATAAGCCAAAGTCCGAAATCAGGTTCTGGAAGTGTTGAAGAAGGTGATAAGATCGATGTAGTTATAAGTAAAGGTCCAAAGCCAGTTGAAACTCCAAAACAAGAAGAAGATAAGAAAGAAGAGGAAACTCCTACTCCAGAGACTCCAACAACACCTGTAAATCCAGGTGGAAATGATAATGGATCAAACAATAATGGTTCAGGAAGTAACAATGGAGGATCACATAATAATGGAGGATCAGGAAGTAACAATGGTGGATCACATAATAATGGAGGATCAGGAAATAATAATGGATCAAGTAATGGAGGTTCTTCAGGTGGAAGTACTGAAGATGGTGGAAGTGAAAATACAGGTGGCGGAAGTACAGTAACTCCTCATCCGCCTGCAACTGATGGTTCAGAAACAGATTAA
- a CDS encoding Stp1/IreP family PP2C-type Ser/Thr phosphatase: MIYSCASDIGKVRKNNEDYCKGEIVQTDFGSIGIFALADGMGGHKKGEVASNLAVENIICFLKENLLQHNNIKIDYVDDIIKQAYNNVNSIIYEKSKSSEEFEGMGTTLTTAILYKNNLYVANVGDSRCYLLSRYEFSKVTIDHSVVEELVRAHIITEEEAKNHPRRNHITRAMGTDEMVIVDIFKYKIDKGDKILLASDGLTGFVDDKTIKEIVEKRESIELLAQELIDHANDIAGKDNISVILVEDK; encoded by the coding sequence ATGATTTATAGTTGTGCCTCCGATATAGGAAAAGTTAGAAAAAATAACGAAGACTACTGTAAAGGGGAAATTGTACAAACTGATTTTGGTTCTATCGGAATATTTGCTCTAGCTGATGGAATGGGTGGTCATAAAAAAGGTGAAGTAGCAAGTAATCTAGCCGTAGAAAATATAATATGTTTTTTAAAAGAGAATTTATTGCAACATAATAACATAAAAATAGATTATGTAGATGATATAATAAAACAAGCTTACAACAATGTTAATTCTATTATTTATGAAAAATCTAAAAGTAGTGAAGAATTTGAAGGAATGGGAACTACTTTAACAACTGCGATATTATATAAAAATAATTTATATGTAGCGAATGTGGGAGATAGTAGATGCTATTTATTAAGCAGATATGAGTTTTCTAAAGTGACAATAGACCATTCTGTAGTAGAAGAACTTGTACGAGCTCATATTATAACTGAAGAAGAAGCAAAGAACCATCCAAGGAGAAATCATATAACGAGAGCTATGGGAACAGATGAGATGGTAATTGTTGATATATTTAAGTATAAAATAGATAAAGGTGATAAAATTCTTTTAGCTAGTGATGGATTAACAGGATTCGTAGATGATAAGACTATAAAAGAAATAGTGGAGAAAAGAGAATCTATAGAATTATTAGCTCAAGAATTAATAGATCATGCAAATGATATAGCAGGAAAAGATAATATTTCGGTTATTTTAGTAGAAGATAAGTAG